A single Ziziphus jujuba cultivar Dongzao chromosome 11, ASM3175591v1 DNA region contains:
- the LOC107433338 gene encoding uncharacterized protein LOC107433338 — MRARHKFQQGMVIFLPKKQGHLQAIITMHGSRKGASTMFNLSIQGNPKENLSGFENGDSNCYIGNLSASAKNFCVDFGRPYIMVSGLCQIQFFSIIHHQNARPSLLL, encoded by the exons ATGAGAGCAAGACACAAGTTTCAACAAGGAATGgtgatatttttaccaaaaaaacaag GTCACCTTCAAGCCATTATTACAATGCATGGGTCCAGAAAAGGAGCATCAACCATGTTTAACCTTTCAATTCAAGGAAATCCAAAAGAAAACTTGTCTGGCTTTGAAAATGGAG ATTCCAATTGCTACATCGGGAACCTGTCAGCATCCGCAAAGAACTTTTGTGTGGACTTTGGTAGACCATACATTATGGTTTCAGGGCTTTGCCAAATCCagttcttttcaattattcatcATCAAAATGCTAGACCCTCTCTACTTCTATGA